The following are from one region of the Hydrogenimonas sp. SS33 genome:
- a CDS encoding ribonucleoside-diphosphate reductase subunit alpha: MTVIKRNGRAEPLDITKIQKYTSAAVEGLEGVSQSELEVDAKIQFRDRITTEEIQQTLIKTAVDKIDIDRPNWTFVAARLFLYDLYHKVNGFTGYDHLRNYFEKGEKEGRIVLGLKEKYDLDDLNAYIKPERDLQFTYLGIRTLYDRYLLKDRENRPIELPQHLFMAVAMFLAQNELNCQEWAKKFYDVISKFEVMVATPTLSNARTPRHQLSSCYIGSTPDKIEGIFDAYKEMALLSKFGGGIGWDWSKVRAMGSYIDSHKNAAGGIVPFLKITNDIAIAVDQLGTRKGAIAVYIEPWHLDIWDFIDLKKNSGEERRRAHDLFPALWINDLFMKRVEEDGVWTLFDPYETGDLTDLHGEAFEKRYIEYENDPDILKEKVKAKELWKKILMSYFETGNPFLCFKDTANRVNPNDHCGIIRSSNLCTEIFQNTDPNHYKVMVKYTDGSVDYFEEEEDVTVDSGITKKAKKVTALDAIGGKEIYIVEKVGEDGKTAVCNLASVNLSKIHTKEDIERVVPVAVRMLDNVIDLNFYPLEKVKKTNERSRSIGLGVMGEAQMVAEKQVKWGSAEHLNLIDEVMEMISYNAIKASSNLAIEKGCYPDYEGSKWSRGILPIDNANPNALALTDRGGLFGYTYDWEALRKKVKEDGMRNGYLMAIAPTSSISILVGTTQTIEPVYKRKWFEENLSGLIPVVVPNLSPDTWEYYQPAFELDQRILVRAAAVRQKWIDQGQSLNIFMSLDKASGRYLHEIYTLAWKLGIKSTYYLRSQSPEMQEEVADRSMECLGCQ, encoded by the coding sequence TTGACAGTTATCAAACGAAACGGGCGGGCGGAACCGCTCGACATCACGAAGATCCAGAAATACACTTCCGCCGCCGTGGAGGGGCTGGAAGGGGTAAGCCAGAGCGAGCTGGAAGTCGACGCCAAAATCCAGTTCAGGGACCGCATTACGACGGAGGAGATCCAGCAGACGTTGATCAAGACGGCGGTTGACAAAATCGACATCGACAGACCCAACTGGACCTTCGTCGCGGCACGCCTCTTCCTCTACGACCTTTACCACAAAGTCAACGGCTTTACAGGATACGACCATCTTCGAAACTATTTCGAGAAAGGGGAGAAGGAGGGGCGGATCGTCCTGGGCCTGAAAGAGAAGTACGACCTGGACGACCTGAACGCCTACATCAAACCCGAACGCGACCTCCAGTTTACCTATCTGGGCATCCGGACCCTCTACGACCGCTATCTGCTCAAAGACAGAGAGAACCGCCCCATCGAACTCCCCCAGCACCTCTTCATGGCCGTCGCCATGTTCCTGGCGCAGAACGAACTCAACTGCCAGGAGTGGGCGAAAAAATTCTACGACGTCATCAGCAAATTCGAAGTGATGGTCGCCACCCCGACCCTCTCCAACGCCCGCACGCCGCGGCACCAGCTCTCCTCCTGCTACATTGGCAGCACGCCGGACAAGATCGAAGGGATTTTCGACGCCTACAAAGAGATGGCGCTTCTGAGCAAATTCGGCGGCGGCATCGGCTGGGACTGGAGCAAGGTCCGGGCCATGGGAAGCTATATCGACAGCCACAAAAACGCCGCTGGAGGCATCGTTCCCTTTTTGAAGATCACCAACGATATCGCCATCGCCGTCGACCAGCTCGGTACCCGCAAAGGGGCGATCGCGGTCTACATAGAACCGTGGCACCTGGATATCTGGGATTTCATCGACCTGAAGAAAAACTCCGGCGAAGAGCGGCGCCGGGCCCACGACCTCTTCCCCGCCCTCTGGATCAACGACCTCTTCATGAAGCGGGTGGAGGAGGATGGCGTCTGGACCCTTTTCGACCCCTATGAAACGGGCGACCTGACCGATCTGCACGGGGAAGCCTTCGAAAAGCGCTACATCGAATACGAAAACGACCCCGATATCCTCAAAGAGAAGGTCAAAGCCAAAGAGCTATGGAAAAAAATATTGATGAGCTATTTCGAAACTGGGAACCCCTTCCTCTGTTTCAAAGACACCGCCAACCGCGTCAACCCCAACGACCACTGCGGCATCATCCGAAGCTCCAACCTCTGTACGGAGATCTTCCAGAACACGGACCCCAACCACTACAAGGTAATGGTCAAATATACCGACGGAAGCGTAGACTATTTCGAAGAGGAGGAGGATGTCACCGTTGACAGCGGCATCACCAAAAAAGCGAAAAAGGTGACGGCCCTCGACGCCATCGGCGGCAAGGAGATCTACATTGTCGAAAAGGTCGGGGAAGACGGCAAAACCGCCGTCTGCAACCTGGCCAGCGTCAACCTCTCCAAAATCCATACGAAAGAGGATATCGAGCGTGTCGTGCCCGTCGCCGTTCGGATGCTCGACAATGTCATCGATCTCAACTTCTATCCGCTGGAGAAGGTGAAAAAGACCAACGAACGCTCCCGCTCCATCGGCCTGGGGGTCATGGGAGAAGCGCAGATGGTCGCGGAGAAGCAGGTGAAGTGGGGCAGTGCGGAACACCTGAACCTGATCGACGAAGTGATGGAGATGATCAGTTACAACGCTATCAAAGCCTCATCGAACCTTGCCATCGAGAAAGGGTGCTACCCGGACTACGAAGGTTCGAAATGGAGCCGGGGCATCCTGCCCATCGACAACGCCAACCCCAATGCCCTGGCGTTGACGGACAGGGGCGGTCTCTTCGGCTATACCTACGACTGGGAGGCGTTGCGCAAAAAGGTCAAAGAAGACGGCATGCGCAACGGCTACCTTATGGCGATCGCCCCCACCAGCTCCATCTCCATTCTCGTGGGAACTACCCAGACCATCGAGCCGGTCTACAAGCGCAAATGGTTCGAAGAGAACCTCAGCGGCCTCATTCCGGTGGTGGTCCCCAACCTCTCCCCCGATACCTGGGAGTACTACCAGCCCGCCTTCGAACTCGACCAGCGTATTCTGGTGCGTGCCGCCGCGGTCCGTCAGAAGTGGATCGACCAGGGGCAGAGCCTCAATATCTTCATGTCCCTGGACAAGGCGAGCGGACGCTATCTGCATGAAATCTATACGCTGGCATGGAAGCTGGGGATCAAATCGACCTACTACCTGCGCAGCCAGTCGCCGGAGATGCAGGAAGAGGTGGCCGACCGCAGTATGGAGTGCCTCGGCTGTCAATGA